The genomic interval TCTCGCGCTCGCCGATCTCTCCGACATATTCGACGTTCGGGTGAGCGCGGATCATGGGCTCGATGACTTCGTCCCAATATTCCTGATCCGCGTTATCCACCTTCGCCGCGATTTTCAGCGGCAGGCCCAAGCGCGCGGCGATCTCGATCGCGCGGTCGGGGCGCTTCTCTGGAGAAATGCGGCCGAGGAAGGCGAGATAGCCGTGCTCGCCGCTCGGGTTGAACGGCAGCAGATCGCGTGGCAGGCCGTGATAAATCGTGCCTAGCCAATTCACCGGCGGCATCGGCCGGCGTTGGGCGTTGGAGATCGACACCAGCGGCAAGCGCGGGAATTGGCGATAGAACGCGCGTAAATCCGGCAGATCCAAGCGGCCATGGAGCGTGGTCAGCGTTTTGTGGGCATAAGTGCGCACGACCGGCGCGTGGAAGAGATCGATGTGGAAATGTAGCAGGTCGAACTCGTGGGCGCGCCGCGAGACCTGCTCCAGCATCACCATGAGATGGGGAAAGTGATCCTTCACGTCGGGATTGAGCCGCAGCGCCTGCTCTGAACACGGCACCAGCTCGGCCGCTGTGATGGAGTCGCCGCTCGCGAACAGCGTCACGTCGTGGCCCTGCTCGACCAATTCTTCCGTGAGATACGAAACCACGCGTTCGGTGCCGCCATAGAGTGCAGGCGGGCAGCGCTCCGCCAGTGGCGCGATCTGCGCGATTTTCATGAAGACACCGCCTTTTGGTCAACCGGAGAGAAAAGCGGCGAGGCCCGCTCAAGTTCCAGCGGCTAAACAGCCTGCGTTCGCGGGCGCCATATGGTACCGGCGAAAAAAAGTTAATGACGTAGGGAAGATTACCGCACGGCCATCCGTTCGGCAGCCCAGAGGACGCGTGTGTCGCGTCTGGAGGGCATATCATGTATTTCAACCATCGCGCCCAGCTTCTACTTGGCGCCGATCTCGACCTGATCTCGCGCAAATTGCACCCGTTGGATGACGCCTGGGGCACGGTGGATCCGCTGCGCTCGCTTGGCGTAGGGGAAACCACCCGCACGCCCGCGCCGTTTGGCGCCGGACATCGCGTTAGCCAGCGCAAGCTGCTGGACGCGTTCCAGGTCGATGGCGTCGGCGACGACAAGGATATTCCCGCCGGGCCGCTGTTGCTGCTGACGCTCGACCAGCAGCCGGGTGACACCAGCACGCAGGCAGAACTCACGGTTGACGGCCCGCACGTCGTCTCGACGATCGACGCGATCGGAGACTTCGACTTCTTCAGCGTCGAACTGGAGGCCGGCCAATACTACAATATCGGCCAGTTTCTCGTTGTGGGCGGTCCGAGCGGCGTACCGCTCAGCGATGCCTACATCGAACTTTACAATGCCGAC from Terricaulis silvestris carries:
- a CDS encoding glycosyltransferase family 4 protein, translated to MKIAQIAPLAERCPPALYGGTERVVSYLTEELVEQGHDVTLFASGDSITAAELVPCSEQALRLNPDVKDHFPHLMVMLEQVSRRAHEFDLLHFHIDLFHAPVVRTYAHKTLTTLHGRLDLPDLRAFYRQFPRLPLVSISNAQRRPMPPVNWLGTIYHGLPRDLLPFNPSGEHGYLAFLGRISPEKRPDRAIEIAARLGLPLKIAAKVDNADQEYWDEVIEPMIRAHPNVEYVGEIGEREKAKFLGEARALLFPIDWCEPFGLVMIEAMACGTPVIGWNCGSVPEVIDDGVSGFIVDSIDDAVAAVERAFALDRRGVRARFEERFTVERMARDYVDLYSRRPALRGVAALAGGRSGPPFMQAS